The DNA window CGCCATGCAATATAAACATTCCTTTTCACATTTTGCTCTCCTTAATTTTTTCGTTTTAACATGTTTATAATAACACCCCAAAAATTACTTAGATATCTTTTATGCTATAAATCAGAGCAATTTGATTAAAAGACATTCTTGCACAGAATGCTTACGTTTATATTTACTCTTGCAGTGATATACAAAGATAGTTTGGTTGTCATATTATGTTTCATAATTCAGAGGATATAACTGAGTAATAAgaaatgtttatcattttatgtgCATTCTAAGTTCATATTCAGTTTGACcagtcttaattttttttcaatcaagttgtttttaataataatacaacagcgcattttttaaaaagatatgtttAAAGCTTCAACtctatgaataaatataatatattcaacTAAAAGCAACATATTACACTTAACttgatgaaaattgtttaaaccatccgagatatgttaaaatttgtaaatacatgACATTATTTGCTAGTTAACTTAAAAATGCatgataaatatattcatttttgttcaGTTTATAATTCAAAAGCAATGAatgtcataaaaaatattgttactaatagaaaaaatacagcatatatatttttgaaaatgttatccAGAGTACAAGATAATGTTTTGTAGTCGATATggaatttttgctttttttcattGTCTACATGGACATCTACAGGAGTTACTTCAGTCACAACATTACGGGTTTTGATCTTCTGACCCTTCATTATTCTTACTACCATTCTAGCTGTGAAGGACTTCGGAGACTGACCCTCGACTGTAAAATGAATGTCGGAGATGATTATCACGGTCAATGTGATCAGAGAACTGTAGACCAACACAGTGAACATGTAGATTGAGAACAAGGAAATTGTCAGACTAGATTTTGGAATGTAGTCTGTGAGTAGAGACAGAAACACAGTAAACGAAAGCAACACAGTGATGGCGTAAGACACTCGCTCGCCTGATTCAACCGGTAACATAAAGACGAACAGATTGACAATGGCTAGAAATATTACGGGAGCAAATATGTTCACCATGAAGAAGGAATGGcgtctttgaagttttaccattattttaaaaactgatgaATACATTATTTCATCAGTTTCAACTGAAGTCTGCAAGGAGAGAAGTATCCAAATTGGATTCTCTTCAAACAAGTGTTCTGACACATGGTTTGCTTCAAATATTTCTTCAAAAAATGACGTTAAAGTTATTATAGTAATGTAGCACGTTTGAGTGTCGAATGGAAAGTACCTCGAATTAGGCGAACAGAGCGTGGAAGAACGAACTCCGACTGTATATGTTGAGGTTCCATCATACACATATAACACACTGCGAGAGTTGTCCGCGTCAATGGAAAAGGTGTCAAACGCATTAGGACCAAAAAGACGGGGTGCCCACACTTTGGACGAGGGAATACGAAGGGCGGAAATATTGTGAAATGACGCAGGATTCCATCTTATGAGTTCGTCAGTCCAAGAAAGTTCGAGACCGAGGGACATACTTAAGGTTCCTCCTATCTCATCATAATTGATTATAGCCTTTGGAACGACGGCCACAGAAATCGTTACAGGTTTCTTATGATACAAAACTGGATGTATATCTTTGGAGTAATTTTGCAAAAGCAAGTTATGAAGATGCTTTGTTACTTGGTAGAAATTCGAACCTAAATTTCCATCACCCACTGAATATTCTAAAACATACAGCAAAAGTCCGAAGAATGTCTTCTTGATCAAATTCATCTTGGAATGAATGTTCAAGCCTTGCTTCAGACTATTAACTAAACGACAGTGAagtatcaatttatttaataggTATCCATTATCATTGATTACATTCATCAAGCAAAAGGATTATTTGTTTAAGAGGAAAAACTATTCAGCCTAAAAAAACCGTACTTTTTGGCGATAATTAAAACCCCCCACATTTATTAAGTTCAGCAGTGTGTCACAAAAAACTGTAGTACCTTTGGGAGTAGTTGCTTGGTTGGTGTTCTGTAACAAACAATTCGATGTAAAGATAAGAAGTTTTTTCATCCAGGATCCAGTATATAGTGACGCACTCGGATCTTGTGACAATAATCGACCCGGTCCAGTTGAGGTACATTACAGGTTACTTAGTAATCATATCAATAACTGACAATAACTAATAACTAATTGAGTAGATCAAccatttaaagatatttataataaaaaagttgtttGTTTCGTAAAATTTGTTTGACCTTAACTAGATAGATATTTCGTTCATCGCCGTTGAATGTGTGAATATATACGAAGCAGATAATAGAAACTATTTTCTTTAGGCAAAATAGGTTTTATAGTGACAAAAGATTTTAgtaacttttttaaacattttgttcttGAAATAGTTAGAAATGCAATTACAATAataaaactagacacgatctcgttgcgagcaacgaggaggtcttccgtgcgattttttgaaggttatatgaccttgactttgatatttgaccctttatctccttattggggcaacaaaaaaaaattgatggttgaattttattaggaacatcattctcagcattttattctatattgattttcaaaataatgttttttaaaatatttgttctgtttgaggtatgttatcaaagtttggtacttctggccccttaaaacccattaaaaccccttaatacggaacacatgataaaataattataatatgttgttaaataaatgtgagatgaacatttttgcttcctaaacatataacaaaacatttttcagtaaagtgccatggaagaaagactttttggtccctaaattgaagggccagtccctttttcttggcatcatacgaaagttcttttgatattaaacatattttgttcaacaagtgtttaaaaattctttgccgtttttgagctatctgggatatgacgttttaggggccgacccctaatctccttattggggccagataacgaaaattttatgattgaatattgtttaaaacatcattctaaacatcttttattctatattgctttttaaaatatttgtcctttttgagatatattcgatcgaagttttggacttttggccccttaaaacccctaattacgtaacgcataataaaaaatttataatgtatagtttaataagtaaaagatgaacatttttgcttcttaaacatatgacaaaatatttctcagtaaagtgctatggaagacagacgttagagcccttttggcccctaaattgaagggccagcccctttttcttggcaacATACGAAAGAtcttttgaaattaaacatatttagtacaacaagtgtttaaaaattctttgccgtttttgagctatctgggatatgatatttaaggggccgacccctaatctccttattggggccagataacgaaacttttatgattgaatattgtttaaaacatcattctaagcatcttttattctatattgctttttaaaatatttgtcctttttgagatatattcgattgaaattt is part of the Crassostrea angulata isolate pt1a10 chromosome 3, ASM2561291v2, whole genome shotgun sequence genome and encodes:
- the LOC128178576 gene encoding 5-hydroxytryptamine receptor 3A-like translates to MNLIKKTFFGLLLYVLEYSVGDGNLGSNFYQVTKHLHNLLLQNYSKDIHPVLYHKKPVTISVAVVPKAIINYDEIGGTLSMSLGLELSWTDELIRWNPASFHNISALRIPSSKVWAPRLFGPNAFDTFSIDADNSRSVLYVYDGTSTYTVGVRSSTLCSPNSRYFPFDTQTCYITIITLTSFFEEIFEANHVSEHLFEENPIWILLSLQTSVETDEIMYSSVFKIMVKLQRRHSFFMVNIFAPVIFLAIVNLFVFMLPVESGERVSYAITVLLSFTVFLSLLTDYIPKSSLTISLFSIYMFTVLVYSSLITLTVIIISDIHFTVEGQSPKSFTARMVVRIMKGQKIKTRNVVTEVTPVDVHVDNEKKQKFHIDYKTLSCTLDNIFKNIYAVFFLLVTIFFMTFIAFEL